The following are from one region of the Prochlorococcus marinus str. SB genome:
- a CDS encoding heavy metal translocating P-type ATPase, producing MESIQLRVTGMKCGGCVSTVEKILNNSDGIENVSVNLLTESAYFEITQKHIEIESVLENLKENGFPSKIYINDFSKKINKAELEKKKKWNNQWKKLTFALLLLLFSGLGHLAEGRYLNFPILGNIFFHASLATLALLFPGRGIIINGLKSFIKNHPDMDSLVALGVISAYTTSLLSLIFPATGFPCFFNEPVMLLGFILIGRYLEERARYQTGSSIGELLDLQPEMANIYTEENQIKSIRVNTLRPDQEIQVLAGDRVPADCIVTRGNSYVDVSHITGESKPIEVKEGENLSSGSLNLNSTLRLKVKKVGGDSSLAKLVNLIESVNARKPRIQSIADEIAGKFTYFVLIFATLTFFFWWKGAKTIWPDLLSHNHELITHSSHTLHSSLGSNAENFLSLAIQLSIAVLVIACPCALGLATPTVITVASGKAAKKGVLFKGGDKIEIASKINNIIFDKTGTLTKGKPFIVDYKNNADHSFLLKIAASLEKESRHPIADALIQEAKKENLSLFPIKKIFTHSGRGISGELESIDGVINIGNIEWLLSKGIIIDHDAKKVIENEETKTNTIIGVSIKDKLLGFILLGDLLREDSIKTVQNLRENKFKINILSGDRKQTVLALAKKIGCKETEVKWDLLPEMKLKTIENLKINNKVAMIGDGINDVPALASSDLGIAVGSGTQIAKANADVVLMGDQLNGLPYALNLSKKTIRKIKQNLTWAFGYNLLAIPLAAGILFPKYGILLTPSIAALLMAISSITVVINALSLD from the coding sequence ATGGAGAGCATTCAATTAAGAGTGACAGGAATGAAGTGCGGAGGTTGCGTTAGTACTGTTGAAAAAATATTGAATAATTCTGATGGTATTGAAAATGTTTCTGTTAATTTGCTTACTGAAAGTGCATATTTTGAAATTACCCAGAAACATATAGAAATAGAATCAGTTCTCGAAAATCTAAAAGAGAATGGTTTCCCATCAAAGATTTACATAAATGATTTTTCAAAAAAAATAAATAAAGCAGAATTAGAAAAAAAAAAGAAATGGAATAATCAATGGAAAAAACTAACTTTCGCGCTATTACTTTTATTATTTTCAGGATTAGGTCATCTAGCAGAAGGAAGATATTTAAATTTTCCAATATTAGGTAATATATTTTTTCACGCTTCATTAGCAACATTAGCTCTATTATTTCCTGGTAGAGGAATAATTATTAATGGATTAAAATCATTCATTAAGAACCATCCCGATATGGATTCTTTAGTAGCTCTTGGAGTAATTAGCGCATATACAACAAGTCTTCTATCCCTAATATTTCCGGCCACTGGTTTTCCTTGTTTTTTTAATGAGCCAGTTATGCTATTAGGCTTTATACTGATTGGGCGTTACTTAGAAGAAAGAGCGAGATATCAAACTGGTTCATCCATTGGAGAATTGTTAGATCTTCAACCCGAAATGGCAAATATCTACACAGAAGAAAATCAAATAAAGTCAATAAGAGTAAACACTTTAAGGCCTGATCAAGAGATTCAAGTTTTAGCAGGTGACAGAGTACCTGCTGACTGCATTGTTACCCGAGGTAATTCATATGTTGATGTTTCACATATTACTGGAGAATCCAAACCTATAGAAGTAAAAGAAGGCGAAAATCTATCTAGTGGTTCTTTAAATCTTAATTCAACTCTTAGACTAAAAGTAAAAAAGGTCGGAGGAGATTCTTCTCTTGCAAAACTTGTAAATCTTATTGAGTCTGTAAACGCTAGAAAACCTCGCATTCAAAGCATTGCTGATGAAATTGCAGGTAAGTTTACTTACTTTGTGCTTATTTTTGCTACTTTAACCTTCTTCTTTTGGTGGAAGGGGGCAAAAACTATATGGCCTGATTTATTAAGTCACAATCATGAATTAATCACTCACTCAAGCCATACACTTCATAGTTCACTTGGTAGTAATGCTGAGAATTTCCTGAGTTTAGCAATTCAATTGTCAATTGCTGTTTTAGTGATAGCTTGTCCTTGTGCATTAGGTTTAGCCACCCCAACTGTAATAACTGTCGCATCAGGTAAAGCAGCAAAAAAGGGGGTTTTATTTAAAGGCGGGGACAAAATAGAGATAGCTTCAAAAATTAATAACATAATTTTTGACAAGACAGGTACCTTAACAAAAGGTAAGCCTTTCATTGTTGATTACAAAAATAATGCTGATCATTCATTTTTATTAAAAATAGCTGCCAGTTTAGAAAAGGAAAGCAGACATCCAATAGCAGATGCCTTAATTCAAGAGGCAAAAAAAGAAAATTTAAGTTTATTTCCAATAAAAAAAATTTTCACTCATTCAGGACGAGGTATTTCTGGAGAACTTGAGTCAATTGATGGAGTTATTAATATTGGAAATATTGAATGGCTACTAAGCAAAGGAATAATTATTGATCATGATGCAAAAAAAGTCATTGAAAATGAAGAAACAAAAACGAACACTATCATTGGAGTAAGTATAAAAGATAAGTTATTAGGCTTTATTTTGTTAGGAGATTTACTCAGAGAGGATTCAATTAAAACAGTTCAAAATTTGAGAGAAAACAAATTTAAAATTAACATTTTGAGTGGCGATAGGAAACAAACAGTCCTAGCTTTAGCAAAAAAAATTGGTTGTAAAGAAACAGAAGTAAAATGGGATCTTCTTCCTGAAATGAAGCTAAAGACTATAGAAAATTTAAAAATCAATAATAAAGTGGCAATGATTGGTGATGGTATTAATGATGTACCAGCCTTAGCTTCCTCAGACTTAGGAATTGCGGTAGGATCAGGGACTCAAATAGCGAAGGCAAATGCAGATGTAGTATTAATGGGAGATCAACTAAATGGATTACCCTACGCCTTAAATCTTTCAAAAAAAACCATAAGAAAAATAAAGCAAAATCTAACATGGGCTTTTGGTTACAACTTATTAGCTATACCTTTAGCCGCAGGAATTTTATTCCCTAAATACGGTATTCTTCTTACTCCCTCAATAGCAGCATTATTGATGGCTATTAGCTCTATTACAGTTGTAATTAATGCTTTATCATTGGATTAA
- the tmk gene encoding dTMP kinase, which produces MKGKFIVIEGIDGCGKTTQIDEISKWLPNSGLIKKGSKLITTREPGGSLLGKKLRGLILDNNENNKPSSLAELLLYSADRAEHVSKIISPALNNNDWVISDRFSDSTLAYQGYGRNINLEIIKNIESIVCQGTTPDLTFFLEISPEESIFRRKNEIPDRIESEGIRFLEKVNEGFKVIAKQKNWKVISASQNIKNISNQIKETLLNNFSNNK; this is translated from the coding sequence ATGAAAGGAAAATTTATCGTTATTGAGGGTATTGATGGATGTGGTAAAACTACCCAAATAGATGAAATATCTAAATGGCTTCCTAATAGTGGTCTAATAAAGAAAGGTTCAAAATTAATCACAACTAGAGAGCCTGGAGGCAGTCTTTTAGGAAAAAAACTTAGAGGACTGATTCTTGATAATAATGAAAATAACAAACCTTCATCTCTTGCAGAATTATTGCTTTATTCAGCAGATAGAGCTGAACACGTTTCCAAAATTATTTCACCTGCTTTAAATAACAATGATTGGGTAATAAGTGATAGATTTTCCGATTCCACACTGGCTTATCAAGGTTATGGAAGAAATATAAATTTAGAAATAATTAAAAATATTGAATCTATTGTGTGTCAAGGAACAACTCCAGATCTCACTTTCTTCTTAGAAATTTCTCCAGAAGAAAGCATATTCCGAAGAAAAAATGAAATTCCAGACAGAATAGAATCAGAAGGTATTAGATTTTTAGAAAAAGTAAATGAAGGGTTCAAAGTAATTGCCAAACAAAAAAACTGGAAAGTAATATCTGCTTCACAAAATATTAAAAATATTTCTAATCAAATTAAAGAGACTTTGCTAAATAATTTTTCTAATAACAAATGA
- a CDS encoding DNA polymerase III subunit delta' codes for MIEVKKTNFFLNEEVNIFLKNIIKNKSLANGYIFYGPEGVGKKQTALQFIKEIFKHSSPSDNVEERVTNNNHPDFLIIEPDSLLATKSSGSFDLEKTSKSGSEIIRIAQIRNIKTFLSQKSINSEKKIVLIINAHLLNEAASNCLLKTLEEPSNGIFILLTSKLTLLLDTIISRCQIVRFRSFSNKQIKSILKEHLDTYKLKINTKLKFKDLINSANGSPYQLLKNIEMLNDFSDEIISKLDSPINNSLEILEISKSISEKLEIFQQICLVNLMQTIWWRKTKNIGLVKKLENLKYLLRKKIQPRLAWEIAFLKISMEDI; via the coding sequence ATGATTGAGGTTAAAAAAACTAATTTTTTCTTGAATGAAGAAGTCAATATCTTTCTTAAGAACATAATTAAAAACAAATCATTGGCAAATGGTTATATATTTTATGGTCCTGAAGGAGTAGGCAAAAAGCAAACTGCTCTTCAATTTATAAAAGAGATTTTCAAACATTCTTCACCAAGCGATAATGTTGAAGAAAGAGTTACCAACAATAACCATCCTGATTTTTTAATTATTGAACCTGATTCTCTTTTAGCAACAAAAAGTTCAGGAAGTTTCGATCTTGAAAAAACAAGTAAAAGTGGATCTGAGATTATTAGAATCGCTCAAATACGCAATATTAAAACTTTTCTTAGTCAAAAATCAATAAACTCAGAAAAAAAAATCGTTTTAATTATTAATGCACACCTCTTAAACGAAGCAGCCTCAAATTGCCTTTTAAAAACCTTAGAAGAACCTAGTAACGGCATTTTTATTTTACTAACATCTAAATTAACCCTTCTCTTAGATACGATCATCTCAAGATGTCAAATCGTCAGATTTCGATCTTTTTCTAATAAACAAATAAAGTCAATTTTAAAAGAACATTTAGATACTTATAAATTAAAGATAAATACAAAATTAAAATTTAAAGACTTAATAAACTCTGCAAATGGTTCTCCATATCAATTATTGAAAAATATTGAAATGTTGAATGATTTTTCAGATGAAATTATAAGTAAATTGGATTCTCCAATTAATAATAGTCTGGAAATATTAGAAATATCAAAATCAATATCTGAAAAATTAGAAATTTTTCAACAGATTTGTTTAGTAAATCTGATGCAAACAATTTGGTGGAGAAAAACAAAAAATATCGGTTTAGTTAAAAAACTTGAAAATTTAAAATACCTCTTAAGAAAAAAAATTCAACCTAGGTTGGCATGGGAAATAGCTTTTTTAAAAATTTCGATGGAAGATATTTAA
- a CDS encoding response regulator transcription factor: protein MKISILLIEDDRDMRDLVAKHLEHSGFDVQKAEDGIKGQALALQYSPDLILLDLMLPSVDGLTLCQRLRRDERTSNIPILMITALGGLKDKVTGFNSGADDYITKPFDLEELYVRIKALLRRTSRAQLNSSNQQEILNYGPLTLVPERFEAIWFESPVRLTHLEFELLHCLLQRHGQTVSPSLILKEVWGYEPDDDIETIRVHIRHLRTKLEPDPRKPIYIKTVYGAGYCLELPIGSQVEAARQEFIQARNPDLIKSALD from the coding sequence ATGAAAATTTCAATCCTTTTAATTGAAGACGATCGTGATATGCGTGATTTGGTGGCTAAGCATTTAGAACATTCTGGCTTCGATGTCCAAAAAGCTGAAGATGGAATTAAAGGACAAGCATTAGCTCTTCAATATTCACCAGATTTAATACTTTTAGATCTAATGTTACCAAGTGTTGATGGTTTAACTTTATGCCAGCGACTAAGAAGAGATGAAAGAACATCAAATATACCAATTTTGATGATAACTGCGTTAGGCGGCCTTAAAGATAAAGTTACTGGGTTTAATTCTGGAGCAGATGATTACATTACTAAACCATTCGATTTAGAAGAATTATATGTACGCATTAAAGCTTTATTAAGAAGAACAAGTAGAGCACAATTAAATTCAAGTAACCAGCAAGAAATATTAAATTATGGCCCTTTAACTCTTGTTCCGGAAAGATTTGAAGCTATATGGTTTGAATCTCCTGTTAGGTTAACGCATCTTGAATTTGAACTTCTTCATTGTCTTTTGCAGAGACATGGTCAAACTGTATCGCCATCGCTAATTCTTAAAGAAGTATGGGGATACGAACCTGATGATGATATTGAGACCATAAGAGTTCATATTAGACACTTACGTACTAAACTGGAACCCGATCCACGCAAACCTATTTATATAAAAACTGTATACGGTGCTGGATATTGTCTTGAGTTACCTATTGGTTCTCAAGTAGAAGCTGCTAGGCAAGAGTTCATTCAAGCAAGAAATCCTGACTTGATAAAGTCTGCACTAGATTAA
- a CDS encoding DUF7326 family protein, with protein sequence MKKKSIIYSDLSKKQLETLKELYIQKKVESMSHQELKQYVSEIISHQINDTIGKEEEMEAWREMSDFFGEQFEINILEIQTKYIDDKNVIETEIDSQKQRIELLERNNLDQEKKDMWDD encoded by the coding sequence ATGAAAAAGAAATCTATTATTTATTCTGATTTATCAAAAAAACAACTAGAAACTCTTAAAGAACTTTATATTCAAAAAAAAGTTGAATCGATGAGTCATCAAGAACTTAAACAATATGTATCAGAAATTATTTCTCATCAGATAAACGATACTATTGGCAAAGAAGAGGAAATGGAAGCATGGAGAGAAATGTCAGATTTTTTTGGAGAACAATTTGAAATAAATATCTTAGAAATACAAACAAAATATATTGACGATAAAAACGTAATTGAAACCGAAATAGATTCTCAGAAGCAAAGAATAGAATTACTTGAAAGGAATAATTTAGATCAAGAGAAAAAGGATATGTGGGATGACTAG
- a CDS encoding helix-turn-helix transcriptional regulator — MNSENRPFMTIKEVSELLGISVSTINRLVKRREFPPKRKISPVRMVFMKYQIQEWIDNRRSDW, encoded by the coding sequence ATGAACTCAGAAAATCGTCCTTTTATGACCATCAAAGAAGTATCAGAACTTCTTGGGATTTCGGTTTCAACAATTAATAGACTTGTTAAAAGAAGAGAATTTCCTCCTAAAAGAAAAATATCGCCAGTAAGAATGGTTTTTATGAAATATCAAATTCAAGAATGGATAGATAACAGAAGAAGTGATTGGTAA